One window of Magallana gigas chromosome 2, xbMagGiga1.1, whole genome shotgun sequence genomic DNA carries:
- the LOC105341658 gene encoding uncharacterized protein, producing MFRNKDSQRFINDGACKKEFANYHIDRDSTLKITFYCSKHRREWSYGVMRFPEFCERCFCFGYVMECCDSGNVAGAVTVDGCMKEYHGCKAVFYKFVNGIKINCHTGLPFDDRLGF from the exons ATGTTCCGCAACAAAGATTCTCAAAGATTTATAAA CGATGGCGCATGTAAAAAAGAGTTCGCAAATTATCACATTGACAGAG ATTCAACTTTGAAGATCACATTTTACTGTTCCAAACACCGTAGAGAATGGTCATACGGGGTGATGCGATTTCCTGAATTTTGCGAAAGATGCTTTTGTTTTGGATATGTCATGGAATGCTGCGA TTCTGGGAATGTCGCTGGCGCGGTCACCGTTGATGGATGTATGAAGGAGTATCATGGATGCAAGGCAGTGTTTTACAAGTTTGTGAATGGCATCAAAATTAACTGTCATACGGGTCTTCCATTCGATGACCGGCTAGGATTTTGA
- the LOC105341660 gene encoding ubiquitin carboxyl-terminal hydrolase 2, which yields MTTYYSRHNMPGVPRQTGYTGSYGTSSTRVSTRQRASSLSRENSATRSYTPSSKPPRPLPHGPGPLDTYGRKIDGTNYKIKTTSTSGLHSNGPLKATNNYASTYTSSYSPSYGTGLGSGTSSRPSSGLKNRRSTSISNISDTLSDVRLTDSDSRRIRSREESNGLSSYRSSHDEYTPRGSKAKLDNDDIFNSSRTSSRNSRLLKDNSSFDESYTPSISRKRDASLPPMSRKDSSPLDSRPSLTGQNSISPVNANGYLSQHMNGGKVGLRNLGNTCFMNSVLQCLSNTKPLLEYFLRDDFTFDKNTTTSSMKGQLVTAYANLMKSMWNERSDSQVSPNSFKTQIQRFAPRFMGYAQQDAQEFLRYLLEGLHEDVNKVTSKPKPVTIQDEDFSNDQDKAKEYWRVYLTYDNSHIVEIFVGQLKSELRFDCDHRSVTFDPFWDLSVPIPKMRNDVSIIQCLTAFMKAEVLDGDERPTCSKCKKRMRCTKMFSIQRFPTILVLHLKRFSQGRYSQKVSTCVDFPQVLDMTEYSSEKGGKRVLYNLYGVSNHSGGVHSGHYTANCKHPYSGEWNVFNDTRVSPTSASRAVSSEAYLLFYERVMDPSRL from the exons aTGACGACTTACTACAGTCGCCACAACATGCCAGGTGTTCCAAGACAAACAGGATACACGGGAAGTTATGGAACCTCATCAACCAGAGTTTCCACGAGGCAACGGGCATCCAGTTTAAGTCGTGAAAACAGTGCAACTAGGAGTTACACTCCAAGCAG CAAACCACCAAGGCCTTTACCTCATGGCCCAGGGCCTTTAGACACCTATGGCAGAAAAATTGATGGCACAaactacaaaataaaaactacctCAACCTCAGGTCTCCATTCCAATGGACCCCTCAAAGCTACCAATAATTATGCCAGTACATATACAAGTTCATACAGCCCAAGCTATGGCACGGGGCTCGGCTCCGGGACCTCTTCTAGACCCTCCAGTGGTCTGAAAAATCGGAGGTCCACGAGTATTTCTAATATAAGTGATACATTGTCAGATGTTAGATTAACTGATTCGGATTCGCGGAGAATAAGGAGCAGAGAGGAGTCGAATGGGCTTTCATCTTACAGGTCTTCTCATGATGAATATACTCCAAGAGGCTCCAAAGCAAAACTAGACAATGATGACATATTCAATTCATCAAGAACAAGTTCCAGGAATAGTAGATTGTTGAAGGATAACAGCTCTTTTGATGAAAGTTACACTCCATCAATAAGTAGGAAGAGAGATGCCAGCTTACCACCCATGTCCAGGAAGGATTCCAGTCCCCTGGACTCTAGACCATCATTAACAGGGCAGAATTCTATATCCCCCGTAAATGCCAAT ggATACTTGTCTCAGCATATGAATGGTGGAAAAGTTGGTCTGAGAAACCTGGGAAATACT TGTTTCATGAATAGCGTACTACAGTGCCTTAGCAACACCAAACCTCTGCTGGAGTATTTTCTGAGGGATGACTTCACTTTTGATAAAAACACCACCACTAGCTCTATGAAGGGCCAGCTTGTCACAG cCTATGCCAACTTGATGAAGTCAATGTGGAATGAAAGAAGCGATTCTCAAGTGTCACCAAATTCCTTCAAGACCCAAATTCAGAGATTTGCTCCAAGATTTATGGGATATGC CCAGCAGGACGCTCAGGAGTTCCTGCGGTATCTGTTGGAAGGCCTTCACGAGGATGTGAATAAGGTGACAAGTAAACCTAAGCCTGTCACCATCCAGGATGAGGATTTCAGCAA TGATCAGGACAAGGCCAAAGAATATTGGAGAGTTTATCTCACCTATGACAACAGTCACATTGTTG AAATATTTGTAGGGCAGCTGAAAAGTGAATTGAGGTTTGATTGTGATCATCGTTCCGTCACCTTTGACCCGTTTTGGGATTTATCAGTGCCGATTCCTAAA ATGCGCAATGATGTAAGCATCATACAGTGCCTAACAGCGTTTATGAAGGCTGAAGTACTGGATGGAGATGAAAGACCA ActtgttcaaaatgtaaaaagagaATGAGATGCACAAAAATGTTTTCCATACAACGATTTCCTACCATATTGGTATTAC atttaaaaagaTTCAGTCAAGGCAGATACAGCCAGAAAGTTTCAACATGTGTGGATTTTCCACAAGTCCTTGACATGACAGAATACTCATCAGAGAAAG GAGGAAAGCGAGTGCTGTACAACTTGTATGGAGTCAGTAATCACAGTGGTGGGGTCCACTCTGGTCATTATACGGCCAACTGTAAACACCCCTACAGTGGCGAGTGGAATGTTTTCAATGATACGAG GGTCAGTCCTACAAGTGCTAGTCGAGCAGTTTCTTCGGAGGCCTACCTCTTGTTTTATGAGAGAGTGATGGACCCGTCTCGTCTATGA
- the LOC105341657 gene encoding uncharacterized protein produces the protein MGSRSLLTLFLICVSYLCWSADASCHVDKSIGKFKIDKVGGEMHLTFYCSYRGKKWSYGIMEFDDVCERCNCKFFYPSCCTLGSGVTTEYEGCTKVTHGCQARYYRLVNGRKMDCFSDLPFDENFWLK, from the exons ATGGGTTCACGAAGCTTACTAACACTATTCCTTATTTGTGTGTCGTATCTATGTTGGAGCGCTGATGCTTCCTGCCATGTTGATAAATCGATTGGGAAGTTTAAAATTGACAAAG TGGGGGGAGAAATGCATCTAACGTTTTACTGTTCGTACCGGGGGAAGAAGTGGTCTTATGGTATTATGGAGTTCGATGATGTTTGCGAGAGGTGTAATTGTAAATTCTTCTATCCGTCATGCTGCAC cCTGGGCTCGGGAGTGACCACGGAGTACGAGGGCTGTACTAAGGTGACCCACGGCTGTCAGGCTCGCTACTACAGGCTGGTCAACGGACGGAAGATGGACTGCTTCTCCGATCTACCGTTTGACGAAAACTTCTGGTTGAAATAA
- the LOC105341659 gene encoding uncharacterized protein, with protein sequence MDPADPDKKEVRRPMNAFLIFCKRHRSMVREKNPNLDNRNVTRILGDLWANLKEDEKMQYTDLAKQYKDAFMKANPDYKWHNPEKGMHPTGLLPRSPTKEGLDFTRADQTITPGKLADPSNMGGLSLLFMAGQQNASKAAATSQTLDLSREKVTRLDSGPALLPPGQGVSGMEQGLQGNEKEDKNTMVASGKMVMDSIIDQLYYSKSDTSSEFDGEETKKGVYTSLSDKPSDKSLLHDLSVSRDELERKLLLNKQRGSRAGLDIARSNFVDPRNAMITNHAMMKSQMLSWSGFKRKRCYSEGFKDTPEMSTLQPFDNPYYKKGDSSSDIVDEDGEGDGDFQPVRKSKRRNRGQRYQELINEGIIQPSKDRQTNSKSPENSLSGEPRVVQRESEFKEEEHLDLNRREHLRFDVLSVYPRQIRKRTQSESEKVRLEDSSRYKTGDFDLEAHIATLPACSLEKVAKPKRTTPKLRSTSESRASSVSSDSCSATEIKLTIPPHLKVKAEDIPFGPVIGSKKRKARKHSITHLMPVTAENKGEESARNTSNSDEKSQKPLDCEIKDTEKFTGIKKPIENTDIQNNNGSSDANFIKIKTEESNEHCVEQDVSKSNVLDSVCQPPDSQGKNVTHDPSPCVTTPGDRQSFHMEKNGHVQTEIGGTVSAGIVEKTSPLGISNLVKSSISGVDEIPYRESSGEEPDKLSAMCDSDKDRAENNSLDKDVTESNNEHYESFSRGQVKEKCEDDPVTDTDPCCLTSDSKMNSQGISQSSLGQPCGKQVTEVISFHLDDSRDERSKVAMQNNPLQTAIVNS encoded by the exons ATGGATCCAGCGGACCCAGACAAAAAGGAGGTCAGGCGACCTATGAATGCTTTCCTTATTTTTTGCAAGAGACATCGCTCAATGGTCCGAGAAAAGAACCCGAATCTCGACAACCGCAACGTCACTCGTATCCTTGGCGATTTGTGGGCAAACCTGAAAGAGGATGAAAAGATGCAATACACTGACCTAGCTAAGCAG TACAAGGATGCCTTCATGAAAGCAAACCCTGACTACAAATGGCATAACCCAGAGAAGGGCATGCACCCGACTGGTCTCCTCCCCCGATCACCAACCAAAGAAGGCTTGGACTTCACAAGAGCTGATCAAACCATCACTCCTGGGAAACTGGCAG ATCCCTCTAACATGGGAGGGTTGAGCCTCCTATTTATGGCAGGACAGCAAAATGCATCAAAAGCAGCAGCAACCAGCCAGACCCTGGATCTGTCCAGAGAGAAG gTGACTAGGTTGGACTCTGGACCAGCACTTTTGCCCCCTGGTCAAGGTGTGAGTGGAATGGAACAAGGTCTGCAGGGTAATGAAAAAGAGGACAAAAATACTATGGTAGCCAGTGGGAAGATGGTAATGGACTCCATCATAGATCAGCTCTACTACTCAAAATCTGACACCTCCTCTGAATTTGATGGTGAAGAAACCAAAAAAGGAGTCTACACATCTCTGTCTGATAAACCGAGTGACAAGTCATTGTTACATGACCTGTCTGTATCTAGAGATGAACTGGAGAGGAAATTACTTCTGAACAAGCAGCGTGGCAGTAGGGCAGGGCTGGACATTGCTAGGAGTAATTTTGTGGATCCTAGGAATGCCATGATCACAAACCATGCAATGATGAAAAGCCAGATGTTGTCCTGGTCTGGATTCAAAAGAAAGAGATGTTACTCTGAAGGTTTTAAGGACACTCCGGAGATGAGCACCCTGCAGCCATTTGACAACCCTTATTACAAGAAGGGAGACTCCAGCAGTGACATTGTAGATGAGGATGGAGAGGGAGACGGAGATTTTCAGCCAGTGAGGAAGTCCAAAAGACGGAACAGGGGACAGCGATATCAGGAGCTGATTAACGAGGGAATTATACAGCCCTCgaaggacagacagacaaactcCAAGTCCCCGGAGAATTCCCTCAGTGGGGAGCCGAGGGTAGTCCAGAGAGAGAG TGAGTTTAAGGAGGAGGAGCACTTGGATTTAAACCGGAGAGAACACCTGAGGTTCGATGTGCTATCTGTCTATCCGAGACAAATAAGAAAGAGAACACAGTCCGAGTCAGAGAAAGTCCGACTTGAAGACAGCAGCAGATACAAAACAGG GGACTTTGACCTTGAAGCCCACATTGCCACCTTGCCAGCCTGTTCCCTGGAGAAGGTGGCTAAACCTAAGAGGACTACCCCTAAACTAAGGAGCACGTCTGAGAGTCGTGCATCGTCAGTCAGCAGCGATAGCTGCTCAG CAACTGAAATTAAGCTGACCATACCACCTCACTTAAAAGTGAAGGCAGAAGACATTCCGTTTGGACCAGTCATAGGCAGCAAGAAGAGGAAGGCCCGAAAACACTCCATAACACATCTTATGCCCGTCACTGCAGAAAACAAAG GGGAAGAAAGTGCAAGAAACACAAGCAATTCAGATGAAAAAAGTCAAAAGCCACTTGATTGTGAAATCAAGGACACCGAGAAATTTACTGGAATCAAGAAACCAATTGAAAATACAGACATTCAAAATAACAATGGCTCATCTGAcgcaaatttcattaaaattaaaactgagGAAAGCAATGAACACTGTGTTGAACAAGATGTATCTAAATCCAATGTGCTAGACTCTGTCTGTCAGCCACCAGACAGCCAGGGAAAAAATGTCACCCACGATCCTAGTCCTTGTGTTACAACTCCGGGAGACAGGCAGTCATTTCATATGGAAAAGAATGGTCATGTGCAGACTGAAATAGGAGGCACAGTCTCGGCAGGAATTGTTGAAAAGACTAGTCCATTAGGGATTTCAAACCTTGTGAAGAGCAGCATTTCAGGTGTGGATGAAATTCCTTACAGAGAATCTTCTGGTGAGGAGCCCGATAAATTGAGTGCCATGTGTGATAGTGATAAAGATCGTGCAGAAAATAATTCTTTGGACAAAGATGTAACAGAATCCAATAATGAACACTATGAATCTTTCAGCAGAGGTCAGGTGAAGGAGAAATGTGAAGATGACCCAGTCACTGATACAGATCCTTGTTGTCTGACCTCTGACAGCAAGATGAACTCTCAGGGCATATCTCAAAGTAGCCTGGGACAACCGTGTGGAAAGCAAGTCACAGAGGTTATCAGTTTCCACTTGGATGATTCAAGGGATGAAAGGTCGAAGGTTGCTATGCAGAATAACCCTCTGCAGACAGCTATTGTTAATTCTTAG